A window of Magallana gigas chromosome 8, xbMagGiga1.1, whole genome shotgun sequence genomic DNA:
AGGGTGTAAGTCGGAACAGCCAGGATGTGGTGGAAAAGTGGGATGCAATGAGAGTGTTTACTAGTAAAAAGAGCAGCCAACCAATCTCTTTGGATGCAGTTGAAGAGAGAATCAATGGAATGCTTCTTTGAAGAGGATACACCATTTGAATAGTGGTGTTTAATCAGACTGCCCACATTTGGCCAGTACAAAAATGTTAGGAACTTGGACAGCGACAGATATATCTTAAGCCAAGATAAGCGATGGATTAAGATGCCTATTTCCAAAGATGAAAGAAGCCTTTTCTAAAAGATGGAGAGAATTTCTGTCTACTTGGCTAGAAGTATCGGTATATAGATTTGTTCCAAAAGAGCTGATTATTCATGAGCCCTGAGTTTTTTATTCCTTGGGAGATACAGAGAAATGATAGGGACTTAATGGTGTAAATGATGAAATGTCCTAATTTTCACTTAGTGTCATGAATTCCATAcacaatattatttaatttgaattgtttgCAGGGTGTATTCTTTGTTACCAAGGAAGAATAACATCAAGACTTTTTATCATAAGGATATGATGTCGTAAAAATATGATGTCAGATCAGAGAACTCAACTGGTATTACAACTACTGGTCATATACAATGCATTTAAATCCTTTCGTGAtcgagattttttaaaaatttaaatgattggagatttttttttaaaaagcttatgaCTCTTACATAGAAAATTCATTGTCATTGAGATATATGCCATACATTTTAAGGTGTGAGAAAAGTTGATGCATTTAGTTACAACACtggaaatgtacatgtatatcattgtgGGAACACATGCAGATATTGTGCAGGAATGTTGGCTAATTGTCTTTAAAAAGATATGTGAAAATAAGGTGttgtttgattttgtattttatacctAGTATTCTTTCAAATCACTTGAACAAGCAatattgaaattgtttaaaattttgccttttttaaagtttttatatcAGTTAAGTACATTTCAGtattatttcataaacatgAAATGATGTTAGGACCTGGGTTTTTTCCCCTGTAGATTTTGATAATTAAGCTAGACATTCAAATACACAGAATAAATGTAAGTGTACgatataatttttgaaagattttgtttatacatgtataagttcatGCATCATTTATGCACAAAGAAGGTTTCTGTCGGTATATTTGATTAGATTCgatttgtacttttttaatgaaccaattttatatttaaagataagaagatttttcaatgATCGATAAttgttttttcaatatttttttgtaattttgaaacTGAGAAGGGATATAGGACTCTTTAACATGTACGTTACACAGAGAAGAAGGTGATGGAAGCTAATTGTTTGATTGGATGCGTATTGTtgacaaatatataatatatagcgAACATGCAAAGGCGGGTGAATGGATCAAGCATTTAAATGGATGTTCTGTTTGTGACTTCTCTTGAGATGTtgatacagtgtatatataagCGACAGTGATTTTGTACATTTCTAGAACTTCGAGCTAGATAAAGCCCTTTTGGCAGCCTATATTGTACACAACCACACTGGGTTTTTGTGATGCATTTTTTTGTTCAGAGCAGAGTATATATACATTAAGCCATAGAGACGTAACCATGCAGGTTCTCGGTCTGAACATTTTTTGAACAGATTGGCTTTTCAGCATGGCTGGCTGGGAAAGATACCTTTCCGCAGCTAGCGTATAgctatataatgtatatataggGCTTtcctgaagaagaaaaaaatatgttcgtCATTGATAATGTTTTTGTCTAACACTTCGTGTTTGTTTGTTGATGTTGAGATGTCTTTCAAGATATGAGACACTATATATCCACTTGTTAATACCtgcaaacaaatgaatattcaaattttttatgtgTCCAGTAATAATCCTGGGtgggtgttttttttgtttctttttttgtcCCATTTGCTGTTGGAAGGAGTTGAATGCCTGATAAACATGGGTGTGTTGGTCTCAGTGACAGTTATAAAGTGAGGGAGGTGGGATGGTGTCAGAATATAGAGATTTTTCTGATCATTGTGCTACtaattatttattctttgttgTTGCTATTTCAAACATTCTGTTGACTGGCCTCCCCCACCCCCAACACCCCCCAGCCCTTTGGATTCTTGACCCCGAGTGTTGACCTTTGAACTTTGACATGGTGATTTGTGATATGTGCAGTTGTTATTTATCCTAGCTACTTTGGAATATTTATTTGTTCTCCCCAAGTGACATTTGTTGCAAATGTTACCAGAATTcctcaaaatcttcttcttgtTGTGGccattaattgatttttttctatatttaccTTTGTTGATCAGtacatatattcatatgtacatgtatgtgttagaGCATTAAATTAACTTATTTATATCAGACATTATTTATATTGGCATTGATGCCACAAAGTCACAATTGTGTATAGATATTTATACACTGATGGCCGACCAGCTAAATGGTCTGCATGTTAAGAAATTAcaatttgcttttttatttaatttcttatcTATGGTCTACTAGTATTTGCCTACATACCCACATGTCCatacatttgtttataaaactttaaagatGCTCTGGTGACCAGTGTGTTTTACTCAGACCAATACCAAACAttgtgtagtacatgtaataacaagtCTATTGTTTAGTCAAGGAATTCAAGTGATCTtcaagatcttttttttttattggcagTAGGCTACCATGGAGTTTGAAATGTGCTTCAAATTACGAGTTTGAAATGTGCTTCAAATTaccaatattttttgcatgattATGGTGTACCTAAAATACAGAGAGAAGAAGTATTCATTAATTGTTcttattatacattaaaaaggGACGCTGTCCAAATGCCTTAAACTGTATTTTTCGTCTtcagtttttttatttcattgcaatCTCAATCATGCAAGTATACCATATCAATACTTGTATAAAGACAGGGTCAGACACACGCTGTAGCTATAACGTTAGGGTATCATGGACCTCCCATtgtgaaattaaatattgtCTTTCATTTAATTGAGTCGATATAAAAACCATGGCtatttttgtgtgtttgttATAGTTTTGTACAAAACAAGAGACACAGGTGTATTGGAGAAAATGTGTGTGTGAAACATATCAGGTTTAATAAATTCAGTGTCATTCCtcttaaagtttttgttttattttgtgtattatcTGCCGTGTAAGCTTGCTAACTGTAAACCTACCgttattgcatataaggcatgcaatgtattgtttttaaaaggcttaatttaaacaaaatattttaattattaattgtgaataaaaaaaatatatatatatataaactacagCTTCATCAGACTTtcataaaaatagataaatatatgTTCTGATGTTTTATCAACTCGAATAAAACACAACATTGAACTCCCATTTgtctaaatacatttatttttattattttgtgcaTTGACGGCCGATACAAGTAGTCACTCATCACAAAATTCCGTCACTTTCAAAATACCATAAAGTTATAACGCACATTTTCATCCATCCAAACCAATCAATCGCTAAAACTTCCTTTTGTCTCCTGACAAGCACATTGTCAATATTAAACACGAAAGTTGTGCATCATCATATGCATCTTTGCTACATTCTATAGCTAATATATTCATAGTCTTTAGaatgaattatttaattcttaaaatataaaaaaaatccgacTCTCTCGTGTCGTTTGGAATAGTCAGATTTAATACTTCTCGAACATACTTTACCTGTAATCACCTTCGAACCCCGCCTACCTCATAAATACTCATCATTACCATAAAAGAAAGTAATTCAATCTAAATTACCACGTTCAAACGgaagaaaatatgttttaactGGATACATTCAGAGTTGTCTACTGTAGAATGTTTTATTATGCGGTACAAGAAACTATTTGTGTGTCTCCACTTTGACACACAATCACAAAACCTCCAAAAACGGcgaaaatcaagtataattctTTAGCGGCACCTTTCATGGAACATGTAGCTCATCCTATGGACAAGACCAAACGGTAGTCTGAAGTTTATTTTACACGGACATTCTGCTTCGGAGGGCTTATATTGCCACATACCAGTAATACTTTAATGAAAGATTAACCATTCAAACAAAAGATATACGTgtttaatagttttattttacgtatttcatattaatataatatactTAAACGAGTACAAATTCTCAACTTTGTCTCATTATATGATGCaatacaactacatgtacagtaatttgtgacgttttttaaaagtacacaaCTAAATATTACGTATAGAATAAATCgaaagttctctctctctctctctctctctctctctctctctctctctctctctctctctctctctctctctctctctctctctctcttccgtGTTCAGTTACTTCCTGGTCTCCTTTGTCTTGTCTGTATAATAAACCATCCACTTCTctgttaaatgttttgaagtGATTCATCAGAAGACCAAAGCTCACTCTGAAACAGTAATCAAGATGGTTTAAGTGGAACTGACAGTATATGCAACAAGCAAGTAGGTAGTTATAATTCTCTTGAAAAATACAACATTCTGCATATACTGTACTTCCCTGGGCAAGAATAGAATACAAGTATTCATTAAGTGTCGTCTGTGAACGAAGTCTTTGGATAAGCTGAAACAACAAAAGAAAAGGGGCGATTGAAATAACGATCTGTTCAAAAGAGGAAGTCGTATAACAAATTTGCGTATATTGTGTCGATAATCAATCATCAAAATATCTATATTGTCAATCACGGAAATTCTAGAACACTCATTTCATAGGCAATTTCATAGGCAATGCTTTAAAACTTGGGATACTAAATAGATTATACATACATTGTGTACTTACTTGTACGTTTACTTCATTACTTTTTTGCCACGTTTGTTTTACAACTCTTCTTCACTCTCCGTGTCAGTTCCGTATAGTGCCTCATCCTCGTCGACTTCGTCGTCAGCATCTTCATCgtcatcatcaccatcatcGCCAGCAAGAAGAAAGAGTGGGTTCCCATAGCGACCGTAAAGTGGAGAAGAATCGGTGTATTCTCCGTTATTTTCTAAGAAAGCGTGTTCGATTAAGATTTCTTGACGCAGCTTATTCACGTCACACGCTTTCAGAGTTGCGAATTCATAGAACATATTTCGAACACCCTCCAAAATGGCCATTTTCATTCTGAGCGAGTAGCGAAACGACTTCTGACCCAGTTTGTCTGCACGATCGTAACGCTTTGCCAGTTGTTCGAATCGCTGATTTAAGACTGTAAGCTGTAAACATGCCATCCCGTAATAAGTCTCTTGTTCCTTGAGACGATCTCGCAATTCATTCATCTTCGACATATTTTAACAAAGTATGAATTTGGATAATTCAATGTCTTTTAGAATTTCGGAAGGTGGTGGGTTAagactttatttaattttaactaGAATATTTTTGTTCTATTAAATTGGCACAATTATTTGGCAAAATGAAATGAGAGGAACTATTCAAACATTCAAAGTATAAAACCGAATATTCGTCGAAGAGATGAAATGCTAGATCATGGTCGATATGAATATGTTTAGATGTAggtgtaatatatatattagaagATCGAGTCTTACTTCTTATCCTAAATGACACATAGAAAATTTGAAGAGTTTCACTGTACAGAGATATAATTGGTGCATGGTAATTAACTGTTATCGGTCACCTTAACTCGACGATCAGAAAATCAATTATGACAAAATGTTGCCATATCACTTGGCAATGATTTGACATAATCATggtaatttatcataaatagcGTAATCACGCAAAATGACCATAAATATATCGCTATTGAGCAAAGTATGTCAAATCAAAATAACGGAATTtgaacattattatttttatttaattacacACCccgtagatatttttttaaaagcttggttaaaacataattaatgtttaattccAAAATATTCGTTTCAAGAACTAGTATAGTTTAAGTGAAAATAACAACTAGGTCTATACAAGCaataatacttttattttctttttgtaataCACTTCAGTGATAAGTAAGTAAGTATGTAAATCATTTAGGTTTGTCTTATCCCGAAAGCTTTAAATATGAATTGAGCACATTGTCGGGAAAAGTtacaaagtaatattttaaatgaatcgTTGTCATTAAAATGATATACTAGAGCTAGTGATATACTAGAGCTAGGAGCATGTGAAATATAATGAGGGcattatttgaactgatttacATTGTTTAggtaataataaaatcattttgaaaaaaaaaaatattgaaaactagAAACActattttgcatcaaatttatttacttcaacttcaattaacaaaaaattaaccagatgaataaataaataatgtcaagtatgaaattttataggtaaaataacataaaatttttACAGCATAGAAACTAAGAATTTGTACGGAATTCCATTATTGGTTTTCTCTTTTAGGAATTCGACACCGGAAGTTACAGAATGCGaaatgaaaacagaaatattacaCACGAAATGGTAAGGGAATTTCAGGAATTTTGTATGATTTCTTGCACGTTTTGGGCAAACTAAAGCACAAATCACAACACTTAGTATGCTCAATGAAAATAGTATTATTTAAATACTGATTTATGATCGGATTTGACCGTAAGATGATGTGAAATCTTAGGCTACTTTTTATATACGTTTGTATAATGTGCTACCAACATTGTAGTTCCTaattaatcatgttaattagAATGCACTTATGCAATAGATACATTCTATTCTATTCTTTGTTATCTTGGTGAAAACGATATCTGCTTAAGCCTTTGAAACTGGAATTCACTTTAAAATTCACTTCTTTTATATGCCAGAGTGACATAATGATTTGATTTACATAAACATATTACAATGTTTCAGGAAGTAAATAACGAGTCTCAAATTCCCAacggaaaaaataaacatggcTCAGATGGCTCCAAGTATGGGAGAATGGACCTAGCAGACTTTGTTACAGAAGTTGATAGATTTTCAACTCTTATTGAACCTATTGCATTAGTTGTGTACTTCATCGAAGATATAAGAAGGTAATTATTCAACACTCCAGAGCATACAAAGTTTATGGTTTTAttgcatttagttttatatctttattcagTTGATTGTCTCTCATGAGTGATTGTTCAACTTATCATTGTAAACAATTCTACTAGTAAACATAATAATGCTTTAATGTTTATAGACCTCTTTATCTAATATTTCAAGCACTGCATTATAATGAATTCATTTTACACCGCAGTggcttttttgttattttttgcaGATGGAAATATACAATGGGAACGTTGGCTGTATGGATTTTGTGCAATCTTGCTTGTCTTGTTTTGACAAAAGGTAAATTTGTTGTTTCTTGTTGTTTGTCATGGCTATTGTTATTGCTCTCTGCAatttttgattgttatttttaaatgtatgtactGATATCATTATCACTTTTTAGTGTAACTTTTACAGTCAGGTTGTTTTGATGTTTTAGGGAGATAAATGTCTGTTTGATGTAATTGTACATTTCGTAGACTGTAATTTCCACAGTCATTTATTGACTTCAATGATGAGTCATTAATAATGAGCATCTTAACTAATGATTTGACTGTAAATACACACAATATGATAGtgtaattaagttttaaaacaaacatttgatAAGAATTAAGAAATCGAACATTGTAAGATTTGACTGTATAACAGTATAATTATAGGACTcttttgttataataaatacTTATGATAAATCTTTTGGACCATTTTATGGTTCTTGATGAAGAAATATGAACAAGATTTACCAGCACCTCTGTCTAAGGAAAATAATTCATAGGTTTGCATAAGGGTCACTTGAAACTTGCAGTATTTTGTGTGTGTCCTTTTGTATAGGTGCTGTATTTACTCTGATGTCACTGTTGGTGATCTGCATTGCTACAACATCACTTGTGCAGTTACACACTAGGATTCTGGGGAAATTCCTCCCCTCCACATCACCGACaaaggaagaagaagaagatgtGGAGGATGAGGAAGTGATGAAGACTGTCAAACAGTTCCGTTATAGGTAGGACTGTCTCATCTTTATTTATAGGAGATGTCATGTCAAAGTACGATAATGCAGAGATTGAGTTAATTTAATGCATGTACACAAATAAATACAGATATTCTGAACCCATTTCTTCATTTAGAATCCATAAATTTGGAAGTGTTTACAGAAATACCAATGATACTTCTTTCTTAGTTCTACATTtagtaattatataaatataaaggaCCTTCATTATAAATCTAGGTCAGGAAAAATGACAAAACCTGAAAAAGTTTGTCAAATGATGCCTTGAAGCATCATCAGAAACCATCATAGGTTTCTTTTGATGATcttggaaaaaatatttcccCTCGATCTACCCCAATAAAAAGGCTTGTAAATAactgtttatgtttttttttccagtCTTCTACAGATGTATGACTTCATTGTACTGTGTAACGATGGGCTGACAGAGTTTTACAGAATTCTTAGATGGGACAACATTCTGGCTTCTCTTAGGTAAAAATCAAAGGAGGACCAAACAAACACATAGTCAAATTGACATTATTTTTTAGTCTTTTcaaccatttacatgtattctatttttgattttgtagaTTTCATGTGgaaatatgtgtatttttattgagTTTGGTTGTGCTGCCTACAAGGGGAATCTGTTTCATGCTTGTTAATTGGTTCTTCTTGGCCAATGAGGTTGTGTTTCACAGTGAGTATCTTACATACAATATGCTGACTAGATTAATTCCATGACTCGTTTTTCAATGTGAAAGGAAATCCATTTTAAATGactgttttgaatattttatagaatttttaaagtatGGAGAAAAGTGCTGGGGAGTTTCCTTATCTCCAATACCTTTGAAAGATAATGGACCTTCAAGAGTGAGTTACATTCATTGGAAATCTTGTCCGGGGCATATCATTGAACTCAATCATTAATTTGAGtgacaaaatgtacatatgtattgaAGATAATATTTAATCATGGAGTTTTATCTTTAACAGACTCCCAGTAACACAAGTTCAGAATCAGATGACCGAGCCAGCAATGAAGTTGAAATAAAGGAACAATCTGATGTAAGCCCTGCTCAcaggaaatattttgttagattcTAGATGAGAGCTGTGCTTTTTAATGAGACATTGTGCATGTCCATAAATATCAACACAGGCACACAAACTTTCAACAACTCTTGGTATAAGATAAACATACTTTGGAATGAGTAATATGGTAATACTGGTATAAATCAAGACACCTAAATCAATTAATATTGTACTTTGATGAGTCATGTGCTGTCTGGAGTGAACTATAGAAAATACTTACACATTGTTTTCCTATGAACAAAAAGTAAAAGGAGTCGGAACACACAATTGGATAATCCTCTCTGGCAAACCCAAATAAtgtgtttaataatttatatcaCTGTAAATTTACAGTGTATAAACTGTTAAAACATACAAAATGTAGTTTGGTGTGGAagggtttgaaaaaaaaattaaaatgtttttgactttatttcatttgtatagGTAGAGTCTGATCCCAGCAATATTGAAATTCTTTCTGATGACTCGGATTTGAAGAGTTCTGTGTACTCAAAACCCACCATGGTGGAGAGGTTCTTGGCACTCAAGAAAAGACGGAAGCACATCGCTAATGGTGAGTAATAAGCTTCCCTTTTTTGCACCATATTTAATTTTACACCACTGAAGTATATTGCACATACTTGAaaaaacatattgtgttgaGTAAGAATGATTTTGAAGATGTAGAGATATAGATTTATATCTAAAGAAAATTCAGAGGTTTACGTTATGAGTTTTAGTGTCAGATCAGTATTTATGTAGAAAAGGAAATTAATTCCACCTAATGACATAATATCTTTACATGAGTAGACAATATGTAGCACTTACCAACCAGAAAAGATTGAAATGCACTGTCGGTAGacatgtaactatatatatatttactcaatattgtaaacataaCTTAGAAAATTTATTCCTCACCTATGAATATGTAACTCTAACTGGTGctggatatttttttatttgtttttttagaaaCTTGTCATAAATGTGATGTTTCGTTTGCTTCCATACTGAAAAGAAGAGTAAGTACAGTAAATTTTATTCTGTATGATGTAAAAAAGGGAGAATTTAATaagaggttttaaaaaataaacatataggcctttgaattaaaatttctcTTGACCTACTTTATAGGTTGTATCATTACTAGAATAAATATGTGTAGTTTGTAGAAATATCTTCATGAACTTACATTTAtcgaacaaaatatttacagtcAGGTGCCTAAATATGGTAATCTATTAACAAAGTTGATCTAAGTTGTAAATGGTATGTAAGGAGTATCtaaataccaacaaattatctgtgtactgtatatatagatataaacaGCAACATTATTATACGTGAATGTTAATGAATAAGGTAAATTTTACTGCAGTACAATTGTGacataataaatttaatttgcacATGTACACAGTAAAAAAGCTGATGTATGTTCACATGTACGATACCTGCGATGTAaacatattgttattttttttctccccaGTTGTATTGTCGTCACTGTGGAAACAACTTCTGCTCAAAGTGTTGTAATCAGAAAGTTCCCAAGTCAATGTTTGGCGCAACAGGTAATTCAGATACACACTCAATACCTCTATGAGCATGAAGTTCAAATAATCTTTCAATGCTAATTGATATCcatgagttattccccttgtcACATCATCTTTGACACTGaatcttttatttatacatgtttagatataaggaataaggaatcattctttgagtattatgaggtgataattttggtcggggcgtaatcaaatccaataaagcccgaagggctttatgatagatttgatcatgccccgaccaaaattatcacctcataatattcaaagaatgattccttattactgatatttgtatgattttaagccatcgtacaattaaatatataaatataaataagcaaaccccgctggcgcctcaatttggcgtcat
This region includes:
- the LOC117690545 gene encoding protrudin; translation: MRNENRNITHEMEVNNESQIPNGKNKHGSDGSKYGRMDLADFVTEVDRFSTLIEPIALVVYFIEDIRRWKYTMGTLAVWILCNLACLVLTKGAVFTLMSLLVICIATTSLVQLHTRILGKFLPSTSPTKEEEEDVEDEEVMKTVKQFRYSLLQMYDFIVLCNDGLTEFYRILRWDNILASLRFHVEICVFLLSLVVLPTRGICFMLVNWFFLANEVVFHKFLKYGEKCWGVSLSPIPLKDNGPSRTPSNTSSESDDRASNEVEIKEQSDVESDPSNIEILSDDSDLKSSVYSKPTMVERFLALKKRRKHIANETCHKCDVSFASILKRRLYCRHCGNNFCSKCCNQKVPKSMFGATAPQAQTEMVLVCNVCYDLLMNQADKEKQS